The Rhopalosiphum maidis isolate BTI-1 chromosome 2, ASM367621v3, whole genome shotgun sequence genome segment ttttttttaataaaatattctattatgttTTAGGAAAAAGTGCACAATTCATGTCtgttgtttcactagtatctGACAAATGTAAAGAgcaacaaaatattcaatctTGTCGTGCAGTGGCTAATGAATTTAACCTGAGTACTAAACAGTTAGAAGCTACATTGTTAATGACATTTTGCCAACTACAAAATTGGATTCTTGTGGATGACATGTTACTAAACAAAGTAATCTGAATTGTtatatttctatgtataacaactttttatacaaatcattTATTACAGTCTATAGTTGTactaaattaactttaaaaattttgatttatttaaaataaagcactatattatttgaaatacataattttaaaccttaaatatttttatatattacataataatatagttttgatgtattttatataactgatGTTTGAACTAATTACTATAACagcttttatttcaaattataatatttgtttaaaaatcataaaaatagaagtattattatttttaattttagaattggCTTGGAAAGGATAAATTGGCTTTATCATTACCTATTGGTGAAACTGTTAaactattgtacaataatGGTGCTCCATCATCTTCATTAActcgttatataaaaatgattaaagatTCAGATGAACGTTTAGAATTGGCAAAGAAATTCAATTgtcatcatataattattgatgtatggtaacaattattaacaatgaaattaatcatgaaaaatatcaaattctcttataatatttgttaacttAGGATTTTGCATCAAAAAAAGATCGTAGAGGATTATTAGTATACAAGACGACTTTACAAAAACAATCTGAAAGCTATTATTATGccgatgtaattttaaaaagtcctgtaagtaatatttattaactattttatctgtatatatatatattatatatgcttacctaaactataatttatcatatatctTGTTTTGCTTTGaatttgacaattttaaattcaacaattgatctaatatttatttaaaaataattaattacatcattatataatttaatttatttattactcatcattattattattctgtgaCCCGGATGATTAAGGTTAGGTTATATCATaggtatgatatttaatttaatttattaacaccatacaacaatttataagGTAGTacagttattgaaaaaatatagaaattaattcataGATAGATAACAgcataaaataagatattggtacatacaatttcaacaaaaaactgttataaacaataaaatataaacttatatataaacaaataaaagaaaataattaattagataacAAGTTAGAATGTTCTATATAGACTGTTATTGGCACTACAGAGTACACAGTATAATGGATGGTTGTGATCATAAGAGGAAGAGTGAGaaaggatttaaaaaaatgtatgatgacTTGATGGTTAGATCGGAATGCGAAGATTAATAGAGGAAGGAGGTTTGGAGTGTCTATTGgtattgttttatgtaatcTATTAGCTACTGATTGTTAattcaatgaatataattgtataaaatcgaTTGTCACCCGGGTTTGTTtcttatattgaatataatatatcatgtttatttgtgtattttttctcataatttttaaacaaataatgagtgttttacgataaaagaatcaccttgTATAGCAATTGTcacatttaaaagtatttctgTGACATTGTTGGtcattactaaaaattatttttatccactTTTCAGTATTCAGTAATATGGATGGCCTATctgaaatagttattttatttggtcctaaaaattatacaaatttcacttataaaaatatatttataatttatgtgcataaaatgaatcaaattatgataatgaataatataagttaaaaacaattttaatttattttttcagaatatgaagtggaaaaattaacaacattaGTTGTAACTCGTTAgtcattacaaatttaataacacgCTAAAActtttgaacaaaattaagACTGAGACAGATTAttcatgatttataaattatttgcttatatgtgtcataaaatttaattttatgcaacatattttttttgaaatttaagcttttatgatttacattgtatacattaaaaaatatatacagttataaattatactatgttaccaagatataatatatttaagagaatctacttatcaattattatttttttgtaatcataATGGGAAATTGTGTACACAAGCTTAGTGAAATGTAATTGTACGACTTATTAAATAGGTCAGTGAAACCTTATGGTAGAAAACTAACTGTTGTTTTACTATGGCTTTTAACACTCTATTTGATTCCACTGTGGTTTTACCACGTCTATGCTCCTATGCTTTTGGTTCAgttgtttatacatattctAAAGAAAGGTTTATATTTGTTGAGATAcaagcttatttttatttttatggatataactaataataaatttgaaaattttgaatctGAAGAAAATCATGAAAGTGCCACGCCTACAACAtataaaaggaaaatatttGGACGTCAAAAAACCcgtatgtaatatacaaattattttaataaataatatgatgtttatataaaagtaatatcatGTTATTGTGGTTTAGTATCGGAGACATCAATCTATAACCCCATTGACCCACAAGAACGGAATAAAAATAGACGTGAGtaaattctatacattttcaatcacCTACTCTTGTTTGGTTctcaatgttttcatttttatctttttataatttagaatatagtTTTGCGGATAAAACCCTAGATTGCATTACACAATGCTTTTGGCAATGTTCATCTTGTTACCAATGCAATGAAAAATCTTAATCAAATAATCAGTGGTTGTCTggacaataaacaataaatagtatggtacaaatatctaaataaatatcttaatggCTCGTTTGTGGACTTGAAATATCTccacacaataatattgtatatagtatgtCACTCCTAACATTTGACTTCTGGAGTCCATCAATTCTTCAATATCAGCCCTGCTTTAGTCTATGCTCTCAATTCACCTATAAGGTGTgatttatacgtttttttatattctaataatctaTGAAGACTCAATTCCattaaataaccaaaaatggtttataataatttatttatgtacttattatattaggcATTTAACAGTCATTTCAATCTTATcaacatgttttaataatgttataatttcatattattgtttattgtatttaaatacattgcatgttataacttacacctacaacattttatttaattactacttTCTTACTTTATACttgataataagtttatacttGTTAATGTTtccaaataatgaataatgaacaTGCTCAATATCTACATTTGTTACaggaataataatgttacaattatatcaatatctatatttgtttttttattacaattttaagataattaagttattttgtactgctatttttttttttttttttttaataacggtGATTGTGTCATacacattttcaattatactattgtagttaaaaataaactttttttaaattagttatgcatttttaacaaGTTGAAAAATCCTGTTTCAATGTGGTATTTTGAATTCATTATCTTACTGaatatcaaaagaaaaaaaaaacaatttaaatttaaacaacataatattgcttttaatattaaataataatatatcatattattgcattataaatactaagttTGTTAACAGTCTTAAAATACCTTGTAAAAAGTAattgaatgtattatatttatacaagtatatccAATGCCAATACATATggtattatagatttaaaatgagcgaaaaaattgaaaaacattcAGATCAAGATAACATTTTATGGTTAatgattatgttaaataatatagtaatgtattCAGTATTGTAGTAATAGCCTTGGcccttattcaaaaatatattcagatACACATATAGATATTAACAGTGAAACctctacaaataaataaaaataatttaagaatatgttTGCACATAATGACAAACACTAATAggagattaaaatatacatattttctgctgtaaaaaaattaaaaactgtccATGTGGATTTCTTGGTTTTTGAATGGTGTCTGTTAATAGAGGTTTTACTGTACAAGTAacacagttaaaattattaatattattataagaaaaagtcCAACATTATAGTTTGGAATGCATTCAATGTATactgagtaaaataaatatattattaaaataattaatttaaataaaatcatcacAACATTAAAACCTATTATTTCACATAAATATCACAATTGGTAACCTAAATTagcatttataagtataacattatatcaaaaatatttccttaaccaaaaaataaaaacaatgtaatgaaaaattccccaacatatactatattaccaGTATActacagtattttaatttattacggtATTTGTTGTAAAAGGAGGTTTCCATCCGCCGAATTTTAATTCCAAATGTTTTGCAACAGCTACACATAACCGGTCTTGATTCATTCCAGCAACcacctatacaataataatattggatattcatattattctaCCAATCTTaagttctataaaataaatcatacctGTATTCCCAATGGTAAACCATTTAGACCTAAACCAAGTGGTACTTGGGTGACTGGTAGCTTTAATACGTTGAAGATAGCCCAATAAGCAAAATTGTATGGATGCAAGAATGGTTCATAATGGTGTTTTGCTGTAGTTGGAGACGAAGGGAAAAATAACACGCTATCATCACCCAACAATGTCTAAAACATGaacattacttttatttgGTTACTACTAGTAAATGTTAtccttacatattataatatttaaaattaaactggtcaatcatcaatataaaaatattaaagcgtATCTCAATCAGCAGTATATAGCTTAAATTAATAGCAAGTCttggtataaatttaaactgtgATCCAATTATTCTAACTATAActcacaatatttaaaaatgttaacctttaataaaaaaaaaatatattattagtacatatcattaataaaattcatgcACAAGTTCCTAGTACTATAATCCACCTACAACTCAGATATACACCAAAATAGTACTGTCCTCAATTATTCCTTCATTTAATAgaaatgaaatgttttttttataagagttAAATTATAGAACTTTATTCTAAAACTGCCACACCCACAATTCATTATGTAGCGGTAaagatgaatatatttaatttgaatttaaaatatttactataatacttatacattatacttattactattgCAGACTACATCAATGTTATCtacttattgtatacaacTCACAACACAACCTTTTCTGTGACCTTATAAGCTTCAAGTCACAATGATAAAATCAAActgcaataattttatatttttttatatacagggAGGTATAAGAGCGACTCTCTCGtcccaaaatatttaacttatcaaACCAAAAACTCTCagttctatatttaaaaaaataaaatatctatatatttaccgATACTTCATTTGAAAGTTTTTCAATCTCAGCATCAGCCCAAACTGCATTTACTTTTGGTAGTTGCAAatctattaatttcaatactgCAGCTAAGGAATGATTTGAAATTCCTACAATTGTTTTTGGAACTTCTGTCCATACAGAAACTGTAGTCTAAAATTAGATATAgagacatttatattattatttttaaggtaaTCTTAAATAAGTTACTTGATTGTTTCCTAATGTTGCACAAAAATCTGATTCTTCCTTTGTCATAGCGTGTCTCCACAAACTATAGCTATAACGAGTTCCAGAAAATTTTACTTTGAGTGGAGGAAGTTCAGTGATAGAAGTTATAGACTCTATAACATTATCTAAAACTATTTGTAACTCATCACTAATTGGACTGACTCGTGCATCATTGGGTTTATCAACATAGTAGTACTTTAAACTAGACAAATCAACCTaaagaaacataaaaataattaaatttatttaactgcaAATTTaagaattgttttaaaattttaaataatatatgcttaCTTCTTGGCCAATTTTTAATTCCAAAGATTTTTCAGGTCCAAGGAAAGCTTTAATTACTGGAGTTAAATCTTCAGCATATTTAGTAATAGGTCCTGCACTAACCATGGTTTGTTTTTCCGTGCCTTTTCTAAATGTCATAcctttagtatttataaaacctgaaaaatggtaaaaataattatgaaaaaaaaaacaatattgatcAGCGGATGTCaacatgataaaattaattattgtatttcacaatgtatttaacaacataatacaataaagatAAGAAAGATGCAGTGGCAGATTGGCCCACCGGGATACCAGAAAGTTCTATGTGGGCCGATAGTCGTATTATAACTCTGAACCGATGAATTTGGTAATTGATGGGCTTGTCACATGGTAATTTCCCGAACAGATATTTTAGCTACTGGGAAGATATACTATCTATattagtagaaaaaaataaacaatagtttaaCCATCATAAACATAGGTGTCCAAACATTTATGGCaggtaaatttaatcaaaattggtTATACTTTTACCCTATCATGAGCACACGTGATACAATGAATCCATAGATCATATCcccaaaataacttaaatatcttTTCTGATGTTTAGcactaatttttttcataataaatgtaattggtGTTAAATCCAGGAGGGTAATCTAaggatatcataaaattatgtactaaTTGTTATAGGTCAATTAGTCAATAAGTAACGACCTTTACATTTGTTACTTCGAAAATCTTCATGATTAGTAATTATAGTGATTAATGGTAACTGATgagtaataacttataattagtaCAACAActtattatgcatttacatatttttttctggttgaacttattatataccatgaacaaaataacaaacaacacagttgaagaaataattaaaatatttacatattaagtcataaaatcaaaaattatttaaataacacaatacaACATGGACTAggacaattaatataatttaaatagcatacaatagaaaatattactttaaaaaatcaagGAACTAGCTAGGTAGAACATATATGGTGCAAGTAAAAGGTAAGTTTTATTAAGTAACTGTAAATATCAAGTTAagtaaacctaaaaaaaagaGCCAATTAAGTCGATCCAATCTGGAATCTGGATATAACTAAAAACTCTATTAATagctagtaaaatatatatattctaccaGTGACCTGtgcaaaaatgtttgaatgatttatttactatatttttttatataaacaattttaataagctttataaataacaataataatataacataatataaaacataagttGCACTAAAAGAATTTTCACTGGTACCTActaagtattatattgaacaacttaaaaaaattagatcagataaaaataaataa includes the following:
- the LOC113553832 gene encoding LOW QUALITY PROTEIN: fatty-acid amide hydrolase 2-A-like (The sequence of the model RefSeq protein was modified relative to this genomic sequence to represent the inferred CDS: inserted 1 base in 1 codon), with the translated sequence MAGHRKEKQEKVFLKKSRPSKKPKTRNXCNCLSFVISFFRFIYDLIVSFVFRYIYKNTPSKILPPVEDLLVLDSCTTIVNKIKNKEVTCRHVVECFIKRIEQVNPILNAVVDTRFDKALAEADEYDKLIELADTEEKINLIFDGKPLFGIPFTSKESTGAKGMAFTFGLVSRIGMKSNEDAEIVKSLKTAGAILLGVTNVPEINLWCETRNKVYGQTNNPYNTNHSAGGSSGGEASIVSACGSPLGLGTDIGGSARIPAFNCGLFGHKLTTGFINTKGMTFRKGTEKQTMVSAGPITKYAEDLTPVIKAFLGPEKSLELKIGQEVDLSSLKYYYVDKPNDARVSPISDELQIVLDNVIESITSITELPPLKVKFSGTRYSYSLWRHAMTKEESDFCATLGNNQTTVSVWTEVPKTIVGISNHSLAAVLKLIDLQLPKVNAVWADAEIEKLSNEVSTLLGDDSVLFFPSSPTTAKHHYEPFLHPYNFAYWAIFNVLKLPVTQVPLGLGLNGLPLGIQVVAGMNQDRLCVAVAKHLELKFGGWKPPFTTNTVIN
- the LOC113554227 gene encoding uncharacterized protein LOC113554227, whose translation is MLLVQLFIHILKKGLYLLRYKLIFIFMDITNNKFENFESEENHESATPTTYKRKIFGRQKTLSETSIYNPIDPQERNKNRQYSFADKTLDCITQCFWQCSSCYQCNEKS